The sequence AGCAGGGCCGGGTCGGCCTCGGGGAAGGCCTCGGCCTCCACGAACGGCCAGGCCCGGGCGGCGAAGGCGGCCGGGTCGAGCTGGCGCAGGTAGTGGCCGTTGAGGGCGTCGAGCTTCTTGACGTCGAAGGCGGCCGGGTTGCGCGAGACCCGCTCCAGCGAGAACACCCGCTCCAGGTCGGCCAGGGTGAACAGCTCGGTGTGGTCGTCCAGCGACCAGCCGAGCAGGGCCAGGTAGTTGACCATCGCCTCGGGCAGGTAGCCCTCCTCACGGAACTGCTGCACCGACATCTTGTCGCGGCGCTTGGACAGCTTGCGCCGGTCGGCCCCGACGATCAGGGGCAGGTGGGCGAAGGCGGGCGGGGTCTCCCGGCCCAGGGCCCGGAACACGTGCACGTGCAGGGGCGTGGACGGGAACAGGTCCTCGCCCCGGATGACGTGGGTGATGCCCATGTCGACGTCGTCGTAGACGGCCGAGAAGTGGTAGGTGGGGACGCCGTTGGCTCGCAGGATGACGAAGTCGGTGAGGGTGGCGTTGTCGAAGGGGACCGTGCCCCGGACCAGGTCCTCGACCACCGTCTCGCCCTCGTCGGGGAGCCGGAAGCGGACCGCCGGCCTGCGCCCCTCGGCCTCGTAGGCCCGAACCTGGTCGGGCCGGAGGTGGCGGCAGTGGCCGTCGTAGCCGGGCGGCAGGCCGTGGGCCGCGGCCGCCTGGCGGCGCTGCTCCAGCTCCTCGTTGGTGCAGTAGCAGAGGTAGGCGTCGCCGTGGGCGACCAGGGCGTTGACGGCCGCGTGGTAGCGGTCGAGGCGCTCGGTCTGCA comes from Actinomycetota bacterium and encodes:
- the gltX gene encoding glutamate--tRNA ligase yields the protein MSKRVRTRFAPSPTGFLHVGTARTALYSYLFARRHGGQFVLRIEDTDTGRNVADSAAGIVDGLRWLGLDWDEGYQRGGPHGPYVQTERLDRYHAAVNALVAHGDAYLCYCTNEELEQRRQAAAAHGLPPGYDGHCRHLRPDQVRAYEAEGRRPAVRFRLPDEGETVVEDLVRGTVPFDNATLTDFVILRANGVPTYHFSAVYDDVDMGITHVIRGEDLFPSTPLHVHVFRALGRETPPAFAHLPLIVGADRRKLSKRRDKMSVQQFREEGYLPEAMVNYLALLGWSLDDHTELFTLADLERVFSLERVSRNPAAFDVKKLDALNGHYLRQLDPAAFAARAWPFVEAEAFPEADPALLERASPLVQERVNHLTEVPGMVGFLMTDEVELDPAAAAKALTEDGRAFLAEAAARLDKLEPWTAAAIEETLRGLQTERGLKPKVAFQPVRVAVTGRLVSPPLFESMELLGKPRSLARLDRAAALAG